From the Lolium rigidum isolate FL_2022 chromosome 2, APGP_CSIRO_Lrig_0.1, whole genome shotgun sequence genome, one window contains:
- the LOC124691563 gene encoding protein SUPPRESSOR OF PHYA-105 1-like, with protein MPFSRGENATNAEFNMSFGSQQQQQQQHILSSRLNQSDQQQHILSSRPNQSDQQQHILSTRPNQGDQQQHILSTRPNQGDQQQHILSTRPNQGDQQQHILSTRPNQGDQQQHILSSRLNQSEQQQHILSSRLNQSEQQQHILSSRLNQSEQQQHILSSRPSQSEQQQHILSSRPNQGEQQQHVLSSWPNQGEQQRSERDNGMKMSSFSNRIIDQMRSKTVTPPSGHQGSPFKNGLKGKGVSHQAAREEMQLQASTRLRAPIPKIPSSTHDSVTRLDGTFFNTAGNVSESQHEGTSLRELIKPARQAMSKFEKMHLFKQILDHVDKCHAQGLTLQHLRPSYFIVTSPNQVKYTGSYTTQDLSAPAKPEMAADEVFNRKRFLDQKTALQESNGNGNSILKYQKVGEQGSVAIRRPIHAFRTDHRGGNQREGADLGASGLGNSSCTARGRFKFGEPYYGSNASYAQRLSNYGNQESVLEPRVLEDSWYRSPEELSQLKGTFPSNIYSLGVLLFELFCCCETWEQHCAAMSDLRHRILPPSFLSESPREAGFCLWLVHPDPCSRPKAKDIQGCDLINEGRDLSLLDKEPAAVNEDDTESGLLLNFLSQLKEEKEMQAAKLSADLASLQTDIVEADRRHSLRMGFTLEDMDVLASSNDVPGISSNALRGGALLSGAILPSGRSSIYEERVMRNLEQLENAYYSMRSTIDTSDTNVIKRPDNDALRIRENFSQLHSDTDVMDGQTDRLGCFFDGLCKYARHSRFEVRGILKNADILSSPNVICSLSFDRDEEYFATAGVSKKIKIFEFDALLNDRVDIHYPLVEMPSKSKLSCVSWNNYIKNYLASTDYDGTVQLWDASTGQGFTQFTEHRKRAWSVSFSEVDPTKLASGSDDCCVKVWSINQKNCVDTIRNVANVCCVQFSPYSSRMLAFGSADYKTYCYDLRHTRIPWCTISGHGKAVSYVRFLDPETLISASTDNTLKIWDLNQTNSSGLSTNACSLTLSGHTNEKNFVGLSVHDGYITCGSENNEVYSYYKTFPMPITSHKFGSIDPITGQETNDDNQQFVSSVCWRGRSNMVVAANSSGSIKVLELV; from the exons ATGCCGTTCAGCCGTGGCGAAAATGCAACTAATGCGGAGTTCAATATGTCATTTGGtagtcagcagcagcagcagcagcagcatattCTGTCCTCGCGGCTGAATCAAAGCGACCAGCAGCAGCATATCCTGTCGTCACGGCCCAATCAAAGTGACCAACAGCAGCATATCCTGTCCACACGGCCGAATCAAGGCGACCAGCAGCAGCATATCCTGTCCACACGGCCGAATCAAGGCGACCAGCAGCAGCATATCCTGTCCACACGGCCGAATCAAGGCGACCAGCAGCAGCATATCCTGTCCACACGGCCGAATCAAGGCGACCAGCAGCAGCATATCCTGTCGTCACGGCTCAATCAAAGTGAGCAGCAGCAGCATATCCTGTCGTCACGGCTCAATCAAAGTGAGCAGCAGCAGCATATCCTGTCGTCACGGCTCAATCAAAGTGAGCAGCAGCAGCATATCCTGTCGTCACGGCCCAGTCAAAGCGAGCAACAGCAGCATATCCTGTCGTCACGGCCGAATCaaggcgagcagcagcagcatgtCCTCTCCTCATGGCCGAATCAAGGCGAGCAACAGCGATCTGAAAGGGATAATGGTATGAAGATGAGTAGCTTCTCTAATAGAATTATTGATCAGATGAGGAGTAAGACTGTAACACCCCCATCTGGGCATCAGGGTTCCCCGTTTAAAAATGGATTGAAGGGTAAAGGGGTTTCCCACCAAGCTGCACGCGAGGAGATGCAGCTTCAAGCTAGCACAAGACTCAGGGCCCCTATTCCTAAGATTCCTAGCTCAACGCACGACTCTGTCACCAGATTGGACGGTACATTTTTCAACACTGCCGGAAATGTTTCCGAATCTCAGCATGAGGGAACCAGCCTGAGGGAACTAATTAAGCCTGCACGCCAAGCGATGAGCAAATTTGAGAAAATGCATTTGTTTAAGCAGATCCTTGATCATGTAGACAAATGTCATGCACAGGGTTTAACCTTACAGCATTTGCGGCCATCGTATTTTATAGTCACATCTCCAAACCAAGTAAAATATACTGGTTCTTATACTACACAAGATTTATCAGCCCCAGCCAAGCCGGAAATGGCCGCAGATGAGGTTTTTAACAGAAAACGGTTCTTGGATCAGAAAACTGCGCTGCAAGAATCTAATGGCAATGGAAATTCAATCCTAAAGTATCAGAAGGTCGGTGAACAAGGTTCTGTTGCCATCAGGCGACCGATACATGCCTTCCGGACTGACCACAGAGGGGGCAACCAACGTGAAGGTGCTGATTTAGGTGCTTCAGGACTGGGAAATTCTAGTTGCACTGCCAGAGGACGTTTTAAGTTTGGCGAACCTTACTATGGCAGTAATGCATCTTATGCCCAGCGTTTATCTAACTACGGCAACCAAGAATCAGTACTTGAACCGAGGGTGCTGGAAGATAGCTGGTACAGAAGCCCAGAAGAGCTCAGTCAATTGAAAGGCACATTCCCATCCAACATCTACAGCCTTGGGGTTCTTCTATTTGAG CTGTTTTGCTGCTGTGAGACATGGGAGCAGCATTGTGCTGCAATGTCAGATCTTCGCCATCGGATCCTGCCTCCAAGTTTTCTTTCAGAAAGTCCCAGAGAGGCTGGCTTCTGCCTTTGGCTAGTGCATCCGGATCCTTGTTCTCGACCTAAGGCAAA GGATATTCAAGGATGTGACTTGATAAATGAGGGTCGGGATTTGTCGTTGTTAGATAAGGAACCAGCTGCTGTCAATGAGGACGACACAGAATCTGGTTTGTTACTAAATTTCCTTTCTCAACTGAAAGAAGAAAAGGAGATGCAGGCTGCCAAGTTATCAGCAGATCTTGCAAGCTTGCAAACTGATATTGTAGAGGCTGATAGAAGACACTCGTTAAGGATGGGGTTCACTTTAGAGGACATGGATGTACTGGCAAGTTCTAATGATGTGCCAGGCATTTCATCAAATGCCTTGAGAGGAGGGGCCTTGTTGTCAGGTGCGATACTGCCATCAGGCAGGTCAAGCATATACGAGGAGAGGGTGATGAGGAATTTGGAGCAGCTTGAAAATGCATATTACTCCATGAGGTCCACCATTGACACATCGGATACTAATGTAATTAAGCGTCCTGATAATGATGCTTTGAGGATCCGTGAAAACTTCTCCCAACTTCACAGTGACACCGATGTTATGGATGGGCAAACAGACCGCCTTGGGTGCTTTTTTGATGGTCTATGCAAATATGCCCGTCATAGTAGGTTTGAAGTACGAGGGATTTTGAAGAACGCTGATATACTTAGCTCGCCAAATGTGATCTGCTCTTTGAGTTTTGACCGAGATGAAGAATATTTTGCTACTGCTGGGGTttcaaagaaaatcaaaatatTTGAATTCGATGCTCTTTTGAATGATCGTGTTGACATTCATTATCCTTTAGTAGAGATGCCTAGTAAGTCCAAGCTTAGTTGTGTCTCTTGGAACAACTATATAAAGAACTACTTGGCATCAACAGACTATGATGGCACTGTTCAG CTATGGGATGCAAGCACTGGCCAAGGATTCACACAGTTTACCGAGCATCGGAAAAGAGCTTGGTCTGTGAGTTTCTCAGAGGTGGATCCAACTAAATTGGCAAGTGGGAGTGACGACTGTTGTGTGAAAGTGTGGAGTATTAACCAG AAAAATTGCGTTGATACAATAAGAAATGTGGCCAACGTATGCTGTGTACAGTTCTCTCCATACTCCTCTCGCATGTTAGCTTTTGGCTCAGCTGATTACAAGACATACTGTTATGATCTGAGGCATACTAGGATCCCCTGGTGTACCATTTCTGGACATGGGAAAGCTGTCAGCTATGTAAGATTCTTGGATCCAGAAACGCTTATATCTGCATCAACTGACAACACCTTGAAGATATGGGATCTCAACCAGACTAATTCCAGTGGCTTATCTACTAATGCTTGCAGTCTGACATTGAGTGGTCATACCAACGAGAAG AATTTTGTCGGATTATCTGTTCATGATGGATACATAACGTGTGGTTCTGAAAACAACGAA GTATATTCTTACTACAAAACCTTTCCCATGCCAATAACTTCTCATAAGTTTGGTTCGATCGACCCAATAACTGGACAAGAGACAAACGATGATAACCAGCAATTTGTGTCGAGCGTCTGCTGGAGAGGGAGGTCAAATATGGTGGTGGCTGCCAACTCTAGTGGGAGCAttaaagttcttgagcttgtttgA